A region of Denticeps clupeoides chromosome 19, fDenClu1.1, whole genome shotgun sequence DNA encodes the following proteins:
- the vmn2r1 gene encoding vomeronasal type-2 receptor 1: protein MDFKGCKRKWRLMVGICVVLGLALSAEAKSSCKLKAKFNLNGYKNVEKKTVVVGGMFPVHKRLASSDINTTSIPVSSACDGFNFRTFRWAQTMLFAIDEINLRSDLLPETDLGYVIYDSCFTISKAVEGTLTYLTGQDEAVPNYRCGTGSPLAALVGAGASDLSIATARILGLYYFPQVSYASSCSVLQSKFQFPTFLRTIPSDDHQSQAMAQLVLRFGWTWVGTIAADDDYGKYGIKKFMEVVEEAGVCISFSETLPKVRSPDDIHRIVQTVIRSTANIIVVFSSDVDLSPLLDELLQYNVTNRTWIASEAWITSALISRHPGVQQVLSGTLGFGLRRADIPNLQDHLLGIDPYLDPLTEEFWETAFNCTLSYSRALLNARAQAAQDGGNATASRAAAAGVPAGMCTGKESLMSLNNTYTDVSQLRLTYSVYKAVYAVANALHNMESCTPGEGPFEKGGCANISNFEPWQLMYYLKNVKFNVPHTGETVYFNDGDVDGWYDILNWQRSPSGEISYIKIGHYNSTAPPESRMTINNASILWNNAALKMPRSVCSETCQPGTRKGIRQGEPVCCFDCIPCADGEISNTSDARACIQCPSEYWSNANRDTCVPKTIEFLDFAEPLGITLIAIAAFGALVTIAVAVVFLIHINTPMVKVNDALLSFLLLFSLVVTFLCSIVFLGEPKPWSCMTSQVALALGFALCLSCIMGKSALLMLRARAIKSVKSAAKSAAKAAAKAEQDPDAPPPPPAPAPAAPKTYEDSLKPGHQKAMALVCTLIQAVACTVWLCLLPPRPNKNMTAQNIKIILECDPGNVVFISCIFAYDILLALLAFVFAFTARKLEDHFSEGKSITFGMLVFFIVWISFVPAYLSTRGKFMVAVQIFAILASSFGLLACIFLPKCYVLLVKPERNTDEQMRPRQKGKDNSAVGTSLSLASSTASEANGTIVSTVSVD, encoded by the exons ATGGATTTTAAGGGGTGCAAACGGAAATGGCGCTTGATGGTTGGGATCTGCGTGGTTCTGGGCCTTGCTCTGTCGGCCGAGGCCAAGTCCAGTTGTAAACTGAAGGCCAAGTTTAACCTGAATGGATATAAGAACGTGGAGAAGAAGACGGTGGTTGTTGGCGGGATGTTCCCGGTGCATAAGCGCCTCGCTTCATCTGACATCAACACGACGTCGATCCCTGTGTCTTCTGCGTGCGATGG GTTCAACTTCCGAACATTTCGCTGGGCGCAGACGATGCTGTTTGCTATTGATGAAATAAATCTTCGCTCAGACTTGCTGCCAGAGACCGACCTGGGCTACGTCATATATGACTCATGCTTCACCATCTCCAAAGCAGTGGAGGGAACTCTGACCTATCTCACAGGGCAGGATGAAGCTGTGCCCAACTACCGCTGTGGCACAGGGTCTCCCCTGGCAGCTCTGGTGGGAGCTGGGGCCTCCGACCTTTCCATTGCCACAGCCCGAATTCTCGGCTTGTACTACTTCCCACag GTGAGCTATGCCTCATCATGCTCAGTACTCCAAAGCAAGTTCCAGTTCCCCACATTCCTACGCACCATCCCCAGTGACGACCACCAGTCACAGGCCATGGCCCAACTGGTGCTGCGCTTCGGCTGGACCTGGGTGGGCACCATCGCAGCTGACGATGATTATGGCAAATACGGCATCAAGAAGTTCATGGAGGTGGTGGAAGAGGCTGGTGTCTGCATCTCCTTCTCTGAGACACTGCCCAAGGTGAGGTCACCTGACGACATCCACCGTATTGTGCAGACAGTCATACGCTCCACGGCCAACATCATCGTGGTCTTCTCCTCTGATGTGGACCTCAGCCCACTTCTGGACGAGCTGCTGCAGTACAATGTCACCAATCGCACTTGGATTGCCAGTGAGGCTTGGATCACGTCCGCCCTTATCTCCCGCCACCCTGGTGTGCAGcaggtgctcagtggcacactGGGCTTTGGCCTCCGTCGGGCTGATATACCAAACCTGCAAGACCATCTGCTGGGCATCGACCCCTACCTTGACCCCCTTACTGAGGAGTTCTGGGAAACAGCCTTCAACTGCACACTGAGCTACAGTCGGGCTCTGCTGAATGCCAGGGCGCAGGCGGCACAGGATGGAGGAAATGCCACGGCCTCTAGGGCAGCAGCCGCTGGGGTGCCCGCGGGTATGTGCACCGGTAAAGAATCTCTAATGAGCTTGAACAACACGTACACCGATGTGTCTCAGCTGAGGCTCACCTACAGTGTCTACAAGGCTGTGTACGCTGTAGCAAATGCCCTGCACAACATGGAGAGCTGCACGCCAGGGGAAGGTCCTTTTGAAAAGGGCGGCTGCGCCAACATCAGCAACTTTGAGCCCTGGCAG TTGATGTATTACctgaaaaatgtcaaattcaacGTCCCTCACACTGGTGAGACTGTGTACTTCAACGATGGGGATGTGGATGGCTGGTATGACATCCTTAACTGGCAGAGGAGTCCCAGTGGTGAAATATCCtacatcaaaattggacactaCAACAGCACAGCGCCTCCTGAATCTAGGATGACCATAAACAATGCATCAATCCTGTGGAATAATGCAGCATTAAAG ATGCCACGCTCTGTGTGCAGTGAGACCTGTCAGCCAGGCACCAGGAAGGGAATCAGACAGGGAGAACCGGTCTGCTGCTTTGACTGCATTCCTTGTGCAGATGGAGAGATCAGTAACACCTCAG ATGCCAGAGCTTGCATCCAGTGCCCTTCTGAATACTGGTCCAATGCCAACCGTGACACCTGTGTGCCGAAGACCATAGAGTTTCTGGACTTTGCCGAACCTCTGGGCATTACCCTGATTGCGATTGCTGCCTTCGGGGCCCTGGTGACCATTGCCGTTGCTGTGGTGTTCTTGATCCACATCAACACTCCCATGGTGAAAGTTAACGACGCTCTCCTGAgcttcctgctgctcttctctctGGTCGTGACCTTCCTGTGCTCCATCGTGTTCCTGGGGGAGCCAAAGCCCTGGTCCTGCATGACGAGTCAAGTGGCCTTGGCCCTTGGTTTTGCCCTCTGCCTCTCCTGCATCATGGGCAAGTCTGCACTGCTCATGCTTCGTGCCCGGGCCATAAAGTCTGTTAAGTCTGCTGCCAAGTCTGCCGCCAAAGCCGCGGCCAAAGCAGAGCAGGACCCAGAcgccccacctccacccccgGCTCCTGCACCTGCTGCCCCAAAGACTTACGAAGACTCTCTGAAGCCTGGACACCAAAAAGCAATGGCTCTGGTCTGCACCCTGATACAGGCGGTGGCCTGCACAGTGTGGCTGTGCCTGCTACCTCCGCGGCCCAACAAGAACATGACTGCCCAGAACATCAAGATCATTCTGGAGTGCGATCCGGGCAACGTGGTGTTCATCAGCTGCATCTTTGCCTACGATATCCTGCTGGCCCTGCTGGCTTTTGTATTTGCTTTCACTGCCCGGAAGCTGGAGGACCACTTCAGTGAGGGCAAGAGCATCACATTTGGCATGCTGGTCTTCTTCATCGTCTGGATCTCCTTTGTGCCGGCCTACCTAAGTACGCGCGGCAAGTTCATGGTGGCCGTGCAGATCTTTGCCATCCTGGCCTCCAGCTTTGGCCTGCTGGCATGCATATTCCTGCCCAAGTGCTATGTGCTGCTGGTGAAGCCAGAGAGGAACACGGATGAGCAGATGAGGCCGCGGCAAAAGGGCAAAGACAACTCTGCAGTCGGCACGTCTCTCTCCCTGGCTAGCAGCACAGCCTCTGAAGCTAACGGAACCATCGTGTCTACTGTGTCTGTGGACTGA